The following are encoded together in the Thiobacillus sp. SCUT-2 genome:
- the xrtA gene encoding exosortase A yields MSALPDTLPAAAPRGTWPLYGGVTALVLLALAAIFWPTFHAMAAIWERSETFAHGYLIFPISLWLIWRKREALARVRPRPDLRGLVLLAGAGAAWLLADAGSVAVVAQYAFVAMLVAAVWILLGEAFLRAAFFPLMFLFFAVPMGEFLIHPLMNVTADFTVSMLRATGIPVYREGTFFSIPSGNWSVVEGCSGLRYLIASVTLGVLYAYLSYRSFKRRLLFSLAAMVVPVFANSGRAYLIVMIAHLSDMKLALGVDHYIYGWVFFGIVMLLLFWVGSFWREDDLPMPAQPSPQRNAAPERGTGRPLLPVALAALVLAGLWPVYAHWLETRPLPNLPALAVQPAGGWRPAPPFTTWVPHWIGADRQLRQTFAEGRQAVMLELDYYVTQRQDAELINSQNFMIRQKDPAWANVGEGLVTVRIGGRTRQVRQAKMLGSDGQRILVWQWNLIDRNTVVNDYYAKLVLALDRVRLARDDGLSVLIATPYPETGIQGAAATLARFAADMEPEIARALDRVDGP; encoded by the coding sequence ATGAGTGCCTTGCCCGATACCCTGCCTGCAGCCGCGCCGCGCGGCACCTGGCCCCTGTACGGAGGGGTGACGGCCCTCGTCCTGCTGGCGCTGGCCGCGATCTTCTGGCCGACCTTTCACGCGATGGCGGCCATCTGGGAGCGTTCGGAGACCTTCGCCCACGGCTACCTGATCTTCCCGATCAGTCTCTGGCTGATCTGGCGCAAGCGCGAGGCGCTTGCCCGCGTTCGCCCGCGCCCCGACCTGCGCGGGCTCGTCCTGCTGGCCGGTGCCGGGGCGGCCTGGCTGCTGGCCGACGCTGGCAGCGTCGCCGTCGTCGCGCAATATGCCTTCGTCGCGATGCTGGTCGCCGCGGTCTGGATCCTGCTCGGGGAAGCGTTTCTGCGGGCAGCCTTCTTTCCGCTGATGTTCCTGTTCTTCGCGGTGCCGATGGGAGAGTTCCTGATCCACCCCCTGATGAACGTGACCGCCGATTTCACGGTGTCGATGCTGCGGGCGACCGGCATTCCGGTCTACCGCGAAGGCACGTTCTTCAGCATTCCCAGCGGCAACTGGTCGGTCGTCGAAGGGTGCTCCGGCCTGCGCTACCTGATCGCCTCGGTGACGCTCGGCGTGCTGTACGCCTATCTGTCCTACCGTTCGTTCAAGCGCCGCCTGCTGTTCTCGCTCGCCGCGATGGTGGTGCCGGTGTTCGCCAACAGCGGGCGCGCCTACCTGATCGTGATGATCGCCCACCTTTCCGACATGAAGCTCGCACTCGGTGTCGATCACTACATCTACGGCTGGGTCTTCTTCGGCATTGTCATGCTGCTGTTGTTCTGGGTCGGCAGCTTCTGGCGCGAGGACGACCTTCCCATGCCGGCGCAGCCGTCTCCGCAGCGGAATGCCGCTCCCGAGCGTGGCACCGGCCGGCCGCTGCTGCCGGTCGCGCTGGCGGCGCTCGTGCTCGCGGGGCTGTGGCCGGTCTACGCGCACTGGCTGGAGACGCGCCCGCTGCCGAACCTGCCCGCACTCGCGGTCCAGCCCGCGGGCGGCTGGCGCCCTGCGCCGCCGTTCACGACCTGGGTGCCCCACTGGATCGGCGCCGACCGTCAGCTGCGGCAAACCTTCGCCGAGGGGCGGCAGGCGGTCATGCTCGAGCTCGATTACTACGTGACGCAGCGGCAGGACGCCGAGCTCATCAACTCGCAGAATTTCATGATCAGGCAGAAGGACCCTGCGTGGGCGAACGTCGGCGAGGGCCTCGTCACGGTGCGGATCGGCGGCAGGACGCGACAGGTCCGGCAGGCGAAGATGCTCGGCAGCGATGGTCAGCGGATACTCGTGTGGCAGTGGAACCTGATCGACCGGAACACGGTCGTCAACGACTATTACGCCAAGCTGGTGCTGGCGCTCGACCGCGTGCGGCTGGCCCGCGACGATGGTCTGTCGGTGCTGATCGCCACGCCGTATCCGGAAACGGGCATCCAGGGCGCGGCGGCGACGCTGGCCCGGTTTGCGGCGGACATGGAACCGGAGATCGCGCGTGCGCTCGATCGGGTCGACGGGCCGTGA
- a CDS encoding XrtA/PEP-CTERM system-associated ATPase, which yields MYEDYYRFSAKPFQLNPDPRFFFGSKGHKRAMAYLDYGLSLGEGFIVITGEVGAGKTTLVRNLFRQLEAHNLVAAQLVSTQLDAEDTLRSVAASFGLEHEGLTKSALLKNLETFLGTAARQGKRALLVVDEAQNLTPRAVEELRMLSNFQNDDRSLIQTFLLGQPEFRGILQSPDMQQLRQRVVASYHLGPLDADETRGYIEHRLRTVGWQGTPGFDSEAFAALHRFTGGIPRRINTTCDRLLLFGFLEEKSHFGEAEVGEVISDLRSEVAHQEFQGATGVGASQPAQPAGLLHQEDTARLAQRIDQVERSVNRILPIVRKILYTVSERHPTTDDDGTQPENFDATH from the coding sequence ATGTACGAAGACTATTACCGCTTTAGCGCCAAGCCGTTCCAGCTCAATCCCGACCCGCGCTTCTTCTTCGGGTCGAAGGGCCACAAGCGGGCGATGGCCTACCTGGATTACGGCCTCTCGCTCGGCGAGGGGTTCATCGTCATCACCGGCGAAGTGGGGGCCGGCAAGACGACGCTGGTGCGCAACCTGTTCCGGCAGCTGGAGGCGCACAACCTCGTTGCGGCGCAACTGGTGTCGACCCAGCTCGATGCCGAGGACACCTTGCGCAGCGTGGCGGCGAGCTTCGGCCTCGAGCACGAGGGGCTGACCAAGTCGGCGCTGCTGAAGAATCTCGAGACCTTCCTGGGAACGGCGGCACGGCAGGGCAAACGCGCGCTGCTGGTCGTCGACGAGGCGCAGAACCTGACGCCGCGCGCGGTCGAAGAGCTGCGCATGCTGTCCAATTTCCAGAACGACGACCGCTCGCTGATCCAGACCTTCCTGCTGGGGCAGCCGGAGTTCCGCGGCATCCTGCAGAGCCCGGACATGCAGCAGCTGCGCCAGCGCGTCGTGGCTTCCTACCACCTGGGGCCGCTCGATGCGGACGAGACGCGCGGCTATATCGAGCACCGCCTGCGCACGGTGGGCTGGCAGGGCACGCCGGGCTTCGACAGCGAGGCGTTCGCTGCGTTGCATCGCTTCACCGGCGGAATCCCGCGCCGCATCAACACGACGTGCGACCGTCTGCTCCTGTTCGGATTTCTCGAGGAAAAGAGCCATTTCGGCGAGGCGGAAGTGGGCGAGGTGATCTCGGACCTGCGAAGCGAGGTTGCGCATCAGGAATTCCAGGGGGCCACCGGTGTCGGCGCTTCCCAGCCCGCCCAGCCTGCGGGCCTGCTGCACCAGGAAGACACGGCGCGGCTTGCGCAGCGCATCGACCAGGTCGAGCGCTCGGTGAATCGCATCCTGCCGATCGTGCGCAAGATCCTCTACACGGTCAGCGAACGCCACCCGACGACGGACGACGACGGCACGCAGCCGGAAAATTTCGACGCCACCCATTGA
- a CDS encoding XrtA-associated tyrosine autokinase: MSIIEKAAGKLGMGGAHAAPREGEGHNGAHDASLIESALNKQRVGQAAPAEPVGPVGPVDKVPDTRAMEGESQMQSINLARLHRMGVVAPDAEKSQIAEEFRIIKRPLIANAFGQGAARVKNGNLIMVTSSLPGEGKSFCAINLAISMAMEMDRTVLLVDADVAKPRVPEYLGIHADKGLLDVLQDKDLKLSDVLIRTDIAKLTVLPAGRTYKRATELLASAAMTRLVEDIGNRYPDRIILFDSPPLLATSESSVLATHMGQIVMVVEAEKTSQEAVREALGHIQSCEVVGMLLNKTTPTPGADYYYGYYGSYGK; encoded by the coding sequence ATGAGCATCATTGAAAAAGCGGCGGGCAAGCTTGGCATGGGCGGCGCCCACGCCGCGCCCCGCGAGGGCGAAGGCCATAATGGCGCGCACGATGCCAGCCTGATCGAGAGCGCGCTCAACAAGCAGCGCGTCGGCCAGGCGGCGCCGGCGGAGCCGGTGGGGCCGGTGGGGCCGGTGGACAAGGTGCCCGACACCCGGGCGATGGAAGGCGAAAGCCAGATGCAGTCGATCAACCTGGCGCGCCTGCACCGCATGGGGGTCGTCGCGCCGGATGCGGAAAAGAGCCAGATCGCCGAGGAGTTCCGCATCATCAAGCGCCCCCTCATCGCCAACGCCTTCGGCCAGGGCGCGGCGCGCGTCAAGAACGGCAACCTCATCATGGTCACCAGTTCGCTGCCGGGCGAGGGCAAGAGCTTCTGCGCCATCAACCTGGCGATCTCGATGGCGATGGAAATGGACCGCACCGTGCTGCTGGTCGATGCCGACGTCGCCAAGCCGCGCGTACCCGAATACCTCGGCATCCACGCCGACAAGGGACTGCTCGACGTGCTGCAGGACAAGGACCTGAAGCTGTCCGACGTGCTGATCCGGACCGACATCGCCAAGCTTACCGTGCTGCCGGCCGGCCGCACCTACAAGCGCGCGACCGAACTCCTCGCGAGCGCCGCGATGACCCGCCTGGTCGAGGACATCGGCAACCGCTACCCGGACCGGATCATCCTGTTCGACTCGCCGCCGCTGCTGGCGACGAGCGAATCCAGCGTACTGGCGACGCACATGGGGCAGATCGTGATGGTGGTCGAGGCCGAAAAGACGTCGCAGGAAGCGGTGCGCGAGGCGCTGGGCCACATCCAGTCGTGCGAGGTGGTGGGGATGCTGCTGAACAAGACGACGCCCACCCCCGGCGCGGACTACTACTACGGCTACTATGGCAGCTATGGCAAATAA
- a CDS encoding TIGR03087 family PEP-CTERM/XrtA system glycosyltransferase, translating into MSEGLLFLAHRIPYPPNKGDKIRSFHLLRHLSTRYRVHLGAFVDDPADWQYREALRPYCASVRLVPLHPRRARLASLAGLLTGEALTLPYYRSGALRRWAAALAADGTVTRGLAFSSAMAQFMPPGLARRVLDMVDVDSDKWTQYAPTQRWPLSWLYAREGRKLAAWEARVAGCFDATLLVSPAEAALLRQRVPAACDRIGVFENGVDAEYFSPVRDYPDPYAAGQISVVFTGAMDYWPNVDAVSWFAERVFPAVREAVPSAQFTIVGSRPAEDVLALARQPGVVVTGSVPDVRPWLAHAACAVAPLRIARGVQNKVLEAMAMARPVVVTPQAAEGIHGAPGRDFVVAADAAGFAAEVVAALRLRASVPQARARVLAQYDWTRNVSAVDPLLEAASPAAPLLETCPA; encoded by the coding sequence ATGAGCGAAGGCCTGCTGTTTCTCGCGCACCGCATCCCGTATCCGCCCAACAAGGGCGACAAGATCCGTTCGTTCCACCTCCTGCGCCATCTGAGCACGCGCTACCGCGTTCATCTCGGCGCCTTCGTCGACGATCCCGCCGACTGGCAGTATCGCGAGGCGCTGCGGCCCTACTGTGCGTCGGTCAGGCTGGTGCCGCTGCACCCGCGCCGGGCGCGGCTGGCGAGCCTGGCGGGCCTGCTGACCGGCGAGGCGCTGACCTTGCCTTATTACCGGAGCGGCGCGCTCAGGCGCTGGGCCGCCGCCCTGGCGGCCGACGGTACCGTGACGCGCGGGCTGGCCTTCTCCTCGGCGATGGCGCAGTTCATGCCGCCCGGGCTTGCGCGCCGGGTGCTCGACATGGTCGATGTCGATTCCGACAAGTGGACGCAATACGCGCCGACCCAGCGCTGGCCGTTGTCGTGGCTGTATGCGCGCGAAGGCCGCAAGCTGGCGGCGTGGGAGGCGCGGGTGGCCGGGTGTTTCGACGCGACCTTGCTGGTATCGCCCGCCGAGGCGGCCTTGCTGCGGCAGCGCGTGCCGGCGGCATGCGACCGCATCGGCGTGTTCGAGAATGGCGTCGACGCCGAGTATTTTTCGCCGGTCCGGGACTATCCGGATCCCTATGCGGCCGGGCAGATCAGCGTGGTGTTCACCGGCGCGATGGACTACTGGCCGAACGTGGATGCCGTCAGCTGGTTTGCCGAGCGGGTCTTTCCTGCGGTCCGGGAGGCGGTCCCATCGGCCCAGTTCACGATCGTCGGCAGCCGGCCTGCCGAAGACGTGCTTGCGCTGGCGCGCCAGCCCGGCGTCGTGGTGACCGGCAGCGTACCCGACGTCCGCCCCTGGCTTGCCCATGCGGCCTGCGCCGTGGCGCCGCTGCGCATCGCGCGCGGCGTGCAGAACAAGGTGCTGGAGGCGATGGCGATGGCCCGTCCCGTAGTCGTCACGCCGCAGGCGGCCGAAGGGATCCATGGTGCGCCGGGGCGCGATTTCGTGGTTGCGGCCGACGCAGCCGGGTTCGCCGCGGAAGTCGTCGCGGCGCTGCGTCTCCGGGCTTCCGTGCCGCAGGCGCGCGCGCGCGTGCTGGCGCAGTATGACTGGACCCGCAACGTGTCCGCCGTCGATCCGCTGCTCGAGGCGGCTTCACCGGCCGCCCCCCTTCTGGAGACCTGCCCCGCATGA
- a CDS encoding TIGR03016 family PEP-CTERM system-associated outer membrane protein — MANKPDGASARGAWRAARLALVLGLAGAPAAHAIEWRVEPSVRATATYTDNVRQSASNTQDALILSATPSVMLRSEGSRRLQASLQYGFTGVSRFGGDSSDNLYHMLNALGKAELVKDFLYVDGAAHISQELISILGSPADATTNNSNRTTVGTYSISPYVQHRLGTFAIAQARYTASGAMFQNNVAANSSINAFTASLLSGTRFNDLSWGLNYSLRKAQNRNAADTTLESANVTAGYALSSHFRVFGMVGQDWNDYLSTTGTSGSFYSAGVGWSPTRRTSIEASAGERYFGRTFSLAATHRTRMSRWNASYSENVSDITQQFLAQSSRIFWLCGANLNLVETADLTNPAPGSCIGPISAGQLATAYSSLGVSTSDLIAAGLLNIATTSGIYVIKNARAGVSWDVGRLSYGLVLTDTRRLYQALAGAEDRVQAVIGSVSYRLSAQTTATGGLSLTRNTADALVTGGAPRQDDILSVSLGLNRRFDDKLDGALIFRHTHRDSNLASATYDENALTALVNMRF, encoded by the coding sequence ATGGCAAATAAGCCCGATGGCGCCAGCGCGCGGGGTGCCTGGCGGGCAGCGCGGCTCGCCCTGGTACTGGGCCTTGCGGGCGCGCCTGCCGCGCATGCCATCGAGTGGCGCGTCGAGCCGTCCGTGCGCGCAACGGCGACCTATACGGACAACGTCAGGCAAAGCGCCAGCAACACCCAGGATGCGCTGATCCTCAGCGCGACGCCGAGCGTCATGCTGCGCTCCGAGGGATCGCGCCGGCTGCAGGCCAGCCTGCAGTATGGCTTTACCGGCGTGTCGCGCTTCGGCGGCGACAGCAGCGACAATCTCTATCACATGCTGAACGCGCTCGGCAAAGCCGAGCTGGTCAAGGATTTCCTGTACGTCGACGGGGCCGCGCACATTTCGCAGGAACTCATTTCCATCCTCGGTTCTCCTGCCGATGCCACGACCAACAACAGCAACCGTACGACCGTCGGAACCTACTCGATCAGCCCCTATGTCCAGCACCGCCTCGGCACCTTCGCCATCGCGCAGGCGCGCTACACGGCGAGCGGGGCGATGTTCCAGAACAATGTGGCGGCCAATTCCAGCATCAATGCCTTTACGGCGAGCCTGCTCAGCGGAACCCGCTTCAACGACCTGAGCTGGGGCCTCAACTATTCCCTGCGCAAGGCGCAGAACCGCAACGCCGCCGACACCACGCTGGAGAGTGCGAACGTGACGGCGGGCTACGCCCTGAGCTCCCATTTCCGCGTGTTCGGCATGGTGGGGCAGGACTGGAACGACTATCTCAGCACGACGGGCACGAGTGGCTCGTTCTACAGCGCGGGGGTCGGCTGGTCGCCGACGCGGCGGACCAGCATCGAGGCATCGGCCGGCGAGCGCTACTTCGGCCGCACCTTCAGCCTGGCGGCCACGCACCGAACCCGGATGTCGCGCTGGAATGCGAGCTATTCCGAGAACGTCAGCGACATCACCCAGCAATTCCTGGCGCAGAGCAGCCGCATCTTCTGGCTGTGCGGCGCCAATCTGAATCTGGTGGAAACCGCTGACCTCACGAATCCGGCCCCGGGGAGTTGCATCGGCCCCATCTCCGCGGGCCAACTGGCTACGGCATACAGCAGCCTCGGGGTGAGCACCTCCGACTTGATCGCTGCGGGCCTGCTGAACATCGCGACCACGAGCGGCATCTACGTGATCAAGAACGCCCGCGCGGGGGTGTCATGGGACGTCGGCCGCCTGAGCTACGGGCTCGTGCTGACGGACACCAGGCGTCTCTACCAGGCGCTGGCTGGCGCGGAGGATCGCGTGCAGGCGGTGATCGGTTCCGTGTCCTATCGCCTGTCGGCCCAGACCACGGCCACCGGCGGGCTTTCGCTGACGCGCAACACCGCGGATGCGCTGGTGACGGGCGGGGCGCCGCGCCAGGACGACATCCTCAGTGTCAGTCTCGGCCTCAACCGTCGCTTCGACGACAAGCTCGACGGCGCGTTGATATTCCGCCACACCCATCGCGATTCGAACCTTGCCAGTGCAACCTACGACGAAAACGCGCTCACGGCCCTGGTCAACATGCGCTTCTGA
- a CDS encoding FemAB family XrtA/PEP-CTERM system-associated protein: MNRLADPLPAADVGAGVSVRMLGAQEGARWDAYVNAHPDATFFHRAGWRRVIEAAFGHRTHFLLAERGGEIVGVLPLAEIRSRLFGHGLGSLPFCAYGGIVADHDAAFRALDAAAQSLAQRLGVGALEYRNQAPQHAHWPTKDLYVTFRKVIAPEVDANLNAIPRKQRAMVRKGIKAGLVGEIDGDTSRFFRAYSASVHRLGTPVFSRKYFRLLKEEFGSDCEVLTITQDGKLIASVLSFYFRDEVLPYYGGGVDAARAVAGNDFMYWDLMRRACERGLKVFDFGRSKRGTGSFDFKKNWGFEPTPLYYEYFLVKDTEVPEVNPLNPKYRLFIQAWKKMPLALANVIGPHIVKNLG; this comes from the coding sequence ATGAACCGGCTGGCCGATCCCCTTCCGGCGGCCGACGTGGGCGCGGGCGTCAGCGTCCGCATGCTGGGCGCGCAGGAAGGCGCGCGCTGGGATGCCTACGTGAATGCGCATCCGGACGCGACGTTCTTCCATCGCGCGGGCTGGCGGCGCGTGATCGAGGCGGCGTTCGGCCACCGCACCCATTTCCTGCTGGCGGAGCGCGGCGGCGAGATCGTCGGCGTGCTGCCGCTGGCGGAAATCAGGAGCCGCCTGTTCGGCCATGGCCTGGGGTCCCTGCCGTTCTGCGCCTACGGCGGCATCGTGGCCGACCACGACGCCGCCTTCCGCGCCCTCGACGCCGCGGCACAGTCACTGGCGCAGCGGCTCGGCGTCGGCGCGCTGGAATATCGCAACCAGGCGCCGCAGCATGCGCATTGGCCGACCAAGGACCTGTACGTCACCTTCAGGAAGGTGATCGCGCCCGAGGTCGATGCGAACCTGAACGCGATTCCGCGCAAGCAGCGCGCCATGGTCAGAAAGGGCATCAAGGCGGGCCTCGTCGGTGAAATCGACGGCGACACGTCCCGCTTTTTCCGGGCGTATTCGGCGAGCGTTCATCGCCTCGGCACGCCGGTGTTCTCCCGCAAGTATTTCCGGCTGCTCAAGGAAGAATTCGGCAGCGACTGCGAAGTGCTTACCATCACGCAGGACGGCAAGTTGATCGCCAGCGTGCTGTCGTTCTACTTCCGCGACGAGGTGTTGCCGTATTACGGCGGCGGCGTCGACGCGGCCCGTGCCGTCGCCGGCAATGACTTCATGTACTGGGACCTGATGCGGCGTGCCTGCGAGCGTGGCCTCAAGGTGTTCGACTTCGGGCGCAGCAAGCGCGGCACCGGCTCGTTCGACTTCAAGAAGAACTGGGGCTTCGAGCCGACGCCGCTGTACTACGAATATTTCCTGGTGAAGGACACCGAGGTTCCGGAGGTCAACCCGCTCAACCCGAAATACCGGCTTTTCATCCAGGCCTGGAAGAAGATGCCGCTGGCGCTGGCCAACGTGATCGGGCCGCACATCGTCAAGAACCTGGGGTAG
- a CDS encoding TIGR03088 family PEP-CTERM/XrtA system glycosyltransferase, whose translation MTAHIVHIVHRFDTGGMENGMVNLFNTLPPERYRHSVVALTDFSDFRRRITAQEVGFHALRRPPGRGLGWMGRLRTLLRELRPDLVHTRNLAALEAQFVAAAAGIRATVHGEHGRDMFDLHGRSRKYNLLRRAARPFVSNYVAVSRDLENWLREVVRVPPRKLHQIYNGVDSARFRPRAGARPAILPPAFADASSTVLGSVGRMVEVKDYPMLARAFIRLHRERPAQAERARLVIVGEGPARAACLELLRGAGLAHRAWLPGERHDIPALMQAFDVFVLPSKNEGISNTILEALASGLPVVATAVGGSVELVESGINGRLVEAGGEERMAQALLDYLGDDGAAARIAEQGRNARRAAEQRFSIPAMAAAYAAVYEQTLGRRR comes from the coding sequence GTGACCGCGCATATCGTGCACATCGTCCACCGCTTCGATACCGGCGGCATGGAAAACGGGATGGTGAACCTGTTCAACACGCTGCCGCCCGAGCGCTATCGGCACAGCGTCGTCGCACTGACCGACTTCAGCGATTTCCGCCGCCGCATCACGGCGCAGGAGGTCGGGTTCCACGCCCTGCGGCGGCCCCCGGGCCGCGGCCTCGGCTGGATGGGGCGGCTCCGCACCCTGCTGCGCGAACTGCGTCCCGACCTCGTCCACACCCGCAACCTCGCTGCGCTGGAGGCGCAGTTCGTCGCGGCGGCGGCCGGCATCCGCGCCACCGTGCACGGAGAGCACGGACGCGACATGTTCGACCTGCACGGACGGAGCCGGAAGTACAACCTGCTGCGACGCGCGGCGCGCCCCTTCGTGTCGAATTACGTTGCGGTGAGCCGCGACCTGGAGAACTGGTTGCGCGAGGTCGTCCGCGTGCCGCCGCGCAAGCTCCACCAGATCTACAACGGCGTCGACAGCGCGCGATTCCGTCCGCGCGCCGGCGCGCGCCCCGCCATCCTGCCGCCGGCGTTTGCCGACGCCTCCAGCACGGTCCTCGGCTCGGTCGGCCGCATGGTCGAGGTGAAGGACTACCCCATGCTCGCGCGCGCCTTCATCCGTCTTCATCGCGAGCGTCCGGCGCAGGCGGAACGGGCACGCCTGGTCATCGTCGGCGAAGGTCCTGCGCGCGCAGCCTGCCTCGAACTGCTCCGGGGGGCCGGCCTGGCGCATCGGGCCTGGCTGCCGGGCGAGCGCCACGACATCCCCGCACTGATGCAGGCGTTCGACGTCTTCGTCCTGCCGTCGAAAAACGAGGGCATCTCCAATACCATACTCGAAGCGCTGGCGAGCGGCCTGCCGGTGGTCGCCACCGCGGTGGGCGGCAGCGTCGAACTGGTGGAGAGCGGGATCAACGGCCGGCTGGTCGAGGCGGGCGGCGAGGAGCGCATGGCACAGGCCTTGCTGGATTATCTGGGGGACGACGGCGCGGCGGCGCGCATCGCCGAACAGGGCCGAAATGCACGGCGCGCGGCCGAGCAGCGCTTCAGCATCCCGGCGATGGCGGCGGCCTACGCTGCGGTGTACGAGCAGACACTGGGGCGTCGGCGCTGA
- a CDS encoding XrtA system polysaccharide deacetylase has product MKNAMSIDVEDYFQVSAFAPHIRREDWDALPCRVERNVDTILALLDEAGARATFFTLGWIAERHPQVVRRIVDNGHELASHGYGHQRASDLTPAQFRDDVSRAKAILEDLGGVAVRGYRAPSFSINRGNWWAVEALQSAGYVYSSSIYPVRHDHYGMPDAPRFPHRPNGAEGILEVPPTTLPLLGRNLPAAGGGWFRLLPYAASRWMLRRVNACDGAPCMFYFHPWELDAEQPRQSGLPAKTRFRHYVNLRRMPGRLRRLLRDFEWDRVDRVFLEGGCQ; this is encoded by the coding sequence ATGAAGAACGCCATGTCGATTGACGTCGAGGACTATTTCCAGGTGTCGGCCTTCGCGCCGCACATTCGACGCGAGGACTGGGACGCGCTGCCGTGCCGCGTCGAGCGCAACGTCGACACGATCCTCGCGCTGCTCGACGAGGCCGGTGCCAGGGCGACCTTCTTCACCCTCGGCTGGATCGCCGAGCGCCATCCGCAGGTCGTGCGCCGCATCGTCGACAACGGCCACGAGCTTGCGAGCCATGGCTACGGCCACCAGCGGGCGAGCGACCTCACGCCCGCGCAGTTCCGCGACGACGTCAGCCGCGCCAAGGCCATCCTCGAGGACCTCGGCGGGGTCGCCGTCCGCGGCTATCGCGCGCCCAGCTTCTCCATCAACCGCGGGAACTGGTGGGCGGTCGAGGCGCTGCAAAGCGCCGGCTATGTCTACAGCTCGAGCATCTACCCCGTGCGCCACGACCACTACGGCATGCCCGACGCACCGCGTTTCCCGCACCGTCCGAACGGCGCGGAGGGGATTCTCGAAGTGCCGCCGACCACGCTGCCGCTGCTGGGCCGCAACCTGCCGGCCGCGGGCGGCGGGTGGTTCCGCCTGCTGCCCTACGCGGCTTCGCGCTGGATGCTCAGGCGCGTCAATGCGTGCGACGGGGCGCCGTGCATGTTCTATTTCCATCCGTGGGAGCTCGATGCCGAGCAGCCGCGCCAGTCCGGACTGCCGGCGAAGACGCGCTTCCGTCATTACGTGAACCTGAGGCGGATGCCGGGCCGGCTGCGCCGGCTGCTGCGCGATTTCGAATGGGATCGCGTCGACCGGGTGTTTCTCGAGGGCGGCTGCCAATGA
- the wecB gene encoding non-hydrolyzing UDP-N-acetylglucosamine 2-epimerase, translating into MTQVLCIAGARPNFMKIAPVMAALAETGISAQLLHTGQHYDAAMSDSFFSDLGIPPPDHHLEVGSGTHAVQTAEVMKRFEPVLESVQPQAVLVVGDVNSTLACALVAAKRGVRVIHVEAGLRSYDRSMPEEINRVLTDQISDLLFTTERTALANLQAEGIDASRVEFVGNVMIDTLYRNLERAVPAARTLGAALPQYAVLTLHRPSNVDDPATLAALLDVVGEINRRLPVVMPLHPRTRGNVEKFGLTAKLDGLHILPPVGYLEMLGLMRDARLVLTDSGGIQEETTALGVPCLTLRDNTERPITIDEGTNTLVGPNPEAIRAAFADVMAGGGKAGRIPEYWDGRAAMRIAHALQGWLPQKKGTHALTGIRVG; encoded by the coding sequence ATGACCCAGGTTCTGTGCATCGCGGGTGCGCGCCCCAATTTCATGAAGATCGCGCCGGTCATGGCAGCGCTCGCCGAGACCGGCATCAGCGCGCAGCTGTTGCATACCGGGCAGCATTACGACGCGGCGATGAGCGACAGCTTCTTCTCCGACCTGGGCATCCCGCCGCCGGACCACCACCTCGAGGTCGGCTCGGGCACGCATGCGGTGCAGACGGCCGAGGTGATGAAGCGCTTCGAGCCGGTGCTGGAAAGCGTGCAGCCGCAGGCGGTCCTTGTGGTGGGCGATGTCAATTCGACGCTCGCGTGCGCGCTGGTCGCGGCCAAGCGCGGCGTCCGCGTGATTCATGTGGAGGCCGGCCTCAGGAGCTATGACCGCAGCATGCCGGAGGAGATCAACCGGGTGCTGACCGACCAGATCTCCGACCTGCTGTTCACGACCGAGCGCACGGCCCTCGCCAACCTGCAGGCCGAAGGCATCGACGCGTCGCGCGTCGAGTTCGTCGGCAATGTCATGATCGACACCCTCTATCGCAATCTGGAGCGCGCGGTGCCGGCGGCCCGAACCCTGGGCGCCGCATTGCCGCAGTATGCGGTGCTGACGCTCCATCGGCCTTCCAACGTGGACGATCCGGCGACGCTCGCCGCGCTGCTCGACGTCGTCGGCGAGATCAACCGACGCCTGCCGGTGGTGATGCCGCTGCATCCGCGCACGCGCGGCAACGTCGAGAAATTCGGGTTGACCGCAAAGCTCGACGGCCTGCATATCCTGCCGCCGGTCGGCTACCTCGAGATGCTCGGCCTGATGCGCGACGCCCGGCTGGTGCTGACCGATTCCGGCGGCATCCAGGAAGAAACCACCGCCCTCGGCGTGCCCTGCCTCACGCTGCGCGATAACACCGAGCGCCCGATCACGATCGACGAAGGCACCAACACCCTCGTCGGGCCGAACCCGGAGGCGATCCGGGCCGCGTTCGCCGACGTGATGGCAGGCGGCGGCAAGGCCGGCCGCATTCCGGAATACTGGGACGGACGGGCGGCGATGCGCATCGCGCACGCGCTGCAGGGCTGGCTGCCGCAGAAGAAGGGTACGCACGCCCTGACGGGGATCCGGGTGGGCTGA